AAAATTAGTTCCATAAGCACTTGCCTGAAAATTTTTTTCATGATTGAAAAACAAtcataaatatgtatataactaACTTGAAGCCCTTTAAAAATATAGTCCAAATTATATTTGACCTAAAATTTTGggtgttaatttactctttacaGTTAGACAAAGCAACAGTACTAGGAGATGCTATCGAGTATATAAAACAGCTTGAAAAACAAGTAAAAAGCCTTGAGGAAAAAACGAAGAAATGTAGGGAGGAACCAGCAGTTAAGAGACCTCGATTGGTCTCGAGTTATGACCATTCCTCGTCTTCTGACGAAATCTCCAGTGTTAGCACAGACCGATCATTGCCAGATATTGAAGTTAGAGCTTCAGATGGAAATATTCTGATGAGAATTTATTGCAAAAAACAAAATGGGATAATGAAGGAAATATTCAACCAAGTTGACAAGCTTAATCTTTCTATCATTAGTTGCAGTGTTATGCCTTTTGGCCACAGCACCTCTCACATGGCCATTATTGCTAATCAGGTACTAATTCAAAATTgaacgatatatatatatatatatatatatatgcctttgaaaaaatatattcaaactTAATTAtctttctaataatattttgtccGTTTAATTCGACAGATGGATTATAAATTGACTAGTGTGACACCAAATCATATTGCGAATAGAATTCGTGCGGCGATAATGAAAGAAGAAGCCAGCTCCTTTACAGCATAGAGAAGAAGATTATATTTTAGAAGTTGATTAAGGTTTTTGGATATGGTCAATTTCAATATCCTAATTAAGTGATGCTGAATATTGTTTAGAGGATACAATATAAGTCTAACGTCATCTCTTTTTGGGGAAGTGGGGTCATAATGACTTGGTTTAGGGCTAATGGTTTCCATAATTGGGGATGGAGGTGCTTTAATTTTGCTTTTTTTGCGGGTTAATTAAGTGCTTAGATCCCGTTTTGCAATTACGTGCTACAATTGAGACTAGCTCTATCTTTTTGACAAGTCATGGAATTCCATCAAGTGGTGTTGTTTTCCTTAAATTTGCGTCTTTTTGAGGAGTACTTTGTGGACTAAAAATCATGACTAACTAGTGTGTTTGTAATACTATTATGTGTATTCGAAATTTACGAAAAATGTATACTCATATTTATATGgctagttatttttttttaatcaaaggCCCCTGTTCTATCATTTTACCAActaaatggagtatttatatGGCTACTtataagatatttaaaattttaatttatatatagcCACACAAATCAAATGAACATGTCCATTCGAACAAGGGTGGGTTTTAGTTTTTGCCACGTGTTGAACAACAGGTGTAATAAGAGGCTAAATCAGGTAATTAGAGATTACTAATTAatgttattgtttttttttagtaaatattaatattatagtTGCTGCCGTATGAGAATATGGCATAGGCAAGCTAATTTTGTAACGACATAGGCTAATTTAACCTCAATGGTGAGTAATTTTCGATTTGCATCCTTAATGTAATGTATTCGCTTTTTTGTGtgttacattttattttattatttttaataatttgcaTCCTAATCTCCTTAGTTTTTTGCAATATCATAAAAAATctcttttttcaattatttacaAGAATAGAATATTAGAAAAGTTAATaagttattatatttattaggatttaaaaatataataataatacaattaaATTGTTTTTTACATACAACATCATTAATTGTTTTGATCTTTCTTTCTCAATAGACGTACAAAGCTAGAAAAACGAACATTCACATCAACTTACAAACAAAAAAATTTCACcccaacaaaaataaagaaagatcgAAGAGAAGCCCACACAATTCTAAATTTGCTTTTAATaacttataaatatatatatataaatcagaAGAAGAACAAGTGTAATGGGTTGATAGAGTAGCAGCACCACTAGTTACACACCCCAAATACTAACTGATCGGAAGAAATAATTATTTCGCAAGATTTatcttaaaaaattaattgtgTCCCCTTTGAGAGAGGTTACTATtgaacaaaatatattaaaaaaaaaatactactaaaaaggaataattattgttcattttaaagaaaaaaagcgGCATAcattaaaatgaagaaataagcgACAAACATTAAGAAATAAGTCAAAAAAGTGCATACATTAAAAGTGCAAATAGCAAATTACTCATAATTGAGGTTACATTAGCCTTCGCCGTCACCGAATACTTTTTATCCCCTCTAGCTACTTTGTTTACCATGAAAACGCGATCCATATTCCTTTGCCTTGTACTAAGCCTTGTCAAGTCACCCAACTAAGTAAGCGTTTGCCGCAagtaattttagaaaaaaaattgataaattcttaaaaattagTGATTGTTCATATAATATatctttatttaataaatatatttggcaaaaattttaagtttccaagttttagaattttttagaacttgggaacttgaaaagttttataaatttaaaaattacctcaaatttttgtattttataaaaacaccataatttattaatttcagctaaatatttatctaccaattTACACCATTGCTTTGTCTTCTCAGTCATCTAATTTAGAAATAAAAGCTTGTCTGGAAGAGATTGTTCGTACAATGTGagaagattttataaaagaatagtttgttatTATCTCCCCtgaaaagaatagtttgagtgatAAGATtgggaaaaaaagaataatttatttttaattcgattaatgttGCTCTTacccatattgttattttgttgttgttgattgttatcaattatgttataagacatttttttaacggaatatttcattataaaatgataacacaaacttatgagtatttttaataatttttagaacttataaatacaaaataatattttttaaaacttttcaaaACTTTCCAAAATTTTATAGTTAAATGCATAGTGAAActtcaccaaaaaaataatttataaaaaatatttgaaaatttgggatcaaacgcacacctaaaatAATACACGTCAAACATTTTCTGTTTCTGTTTCATTTTTACTTTTTGACGTATGTATAGCCATTTTTTGAAAAGTCAAATTTACGTTTCTAATGAGAAAATGTAGCAGCCGATAATAATACAGTCCTATTAATTAACTGATGCCTAAATGTCCAACCATGTGCTCTACAGAAATATTAGAAACTAAAAAACCAAATTCCCGACCAACCAACCAAACATCAAAGGACTTTTGGTCCTATAATTTCTAGAAAACCTAGTACTAGTACTAAGGTGTCTTTTTTGGTGTGCTGGAAAAGGTAAAATAGTTTGGAATAAATTTTTAGTAATTCTCAATTATTTATTTGGTTATAAAGTTTGGAATAGCTTATTCCAGGATTAATAATTATGATTGGGATAAGTTATTCTTCCCTTTGAGTGATATAGTAATCCCAAAATAAAGTAGGTAGATgacaaaaatattcttttaaacatttttttatatatcacttttcacattcataaatggtatttttgtaaacaaataatttattcttaaaatttatataatgcatattattttgaatgcaacaaatcaaacactcaataaaaaataattttatcataatttatctcatcataacttattCTGTCATAACTAATTGCATCATAATTTGTATTTAAATCAAACGACCCCACAGTTGTCTGCTCTACGCGTACTTTGACTCCAACCTCTTCCTTACTCTACCGTACCACTTGGACTTTACCTGGAATTTTACGTTCAAACATACTACTATCCAAACTCACATCTTACTACTAGGTTTGGTATGAACAGTAAGATTCCTCAAACGTTGGAATATATTTTCCTTTTACTATCATAATATTATAATGAAACTCTGATAAGGATGTAGACACCAGTCATGTAGTTTGTTAGGATATACTACTAACCATGTTAATatgtttatatataatattatttattgaataattatttattcaCTTATTCAATTCAATAAAATGTTACAGTAAATAgatcattttttcatatatgtGTCTTCAACTTATATAATAGATGATTTGGTGTATAAAGTTTGAGCTTATACACAGAAGATTAAATCATCggtttttataaattaaaagttATAGTTCACAATTGTAGATGAAAATTTGGACAAACCATCATAAAGATTGTAACAAGAGATTAAAtgtaatttatcttgattatgaGAATTGTATAGTTCTAACTTCTTGTGCTAGTGCATCTCGTATGTATTGAACTAGACCGAGTAGAGATAGATATTTTAAACTGACTGATAAAATATATTCTCTAAACTATTAAATGTACTTATATTCTCAATCTTGATATAACGATTATGAtctgtatatattaattatcgtttggatttattaaaaggtgagaTTGTGAGATGGGTCAATATGCCTGGTAGATTagatgataataatatatattggtgaAATAATTAGTTAGTTGATGGAATTCATGTCTTAATATAGAGATTGATGATATACACCTTTTTATGAGAAGCTTATAAGTTTCATGTGCAACCCCGGCAGGTAGATTTATGAATCTAGCACATGAAATAAGTTAAGTATTGCTCTAAAGAAAATTTATCATTGAATTAAATTCgtcaataatttaatttattgattagtatCTGTAATCTTAACATGGGGAATTACATAAGTGTTTAGTGGagaattttgaaatataaatagaggattgCAATTACGAATTTCTAGTGGaatgatttgtaatttattatagtaagaataattcaaattaatttttggaattCTTTCCGAAGCCTCAGTAATTAAGAAAAGCATAggttttcttctcctttttgaAATGGAAAGAAATCTAGATAAAATGAGATTCTTTTAACTTAGAAAGACAATCAATTTTCTATACAATATTTGTCCACCCAAATATCGAGAGAATTAGTATGTAATATGTATTTGTGGCTGTCTATAATTTAGGTAAATAGTATGGTTGGAATGCTTTTGCTCAGTGCTATTTTCAACAGCTTTgaccttttcattttttttgttgacTTCCAATATTCGGTATCCAAAACTCACCAAATCTAGAAATTAAACAACAAGAGAACAAAACAATCTTTATTAAAAGGATTAACTGCACTTGAATCAAAGTTATATGATCACAATAATCTCTCTACATAGTACTACTTGGTGGTATGTTTGTTGACCTATATTAATAAGGATTCATGGCACTTCATGCCCTAAATATTTTGTATTCATTTTCATTCTTTGGCTGAACTAGACGTATCGTAATTGGTTAGTTCTTCAAGCAAGCCGTGTTTTACAATGTACTTTCAGTACTTTAGGCTATAATGGATTGTGGTAAgaatttaaattgaaaatcataTCCTTCATGTATTATTTGATGGGATAACAGGGATATCTAGTGCTGACTgatatttttttccctttttccttGTGAGACTTAGACAGACGTGCTCTCGGACAATGGCTTTGGGCGCAACTTGCGTATAAAGACTAGATGGTGTATGGGATTCtacaattcacaccaagtaacATCTCGCGACACTGACGAATCAACTTTCTACTCAATCCgaaaaatcaatagaaaattgAAACTAGCTGATATTTCTTCATATTATATGGACCTTCAGACACAACAAATAGTTTTtgaatgtataaatattatttttcacaAATAAATAGAAAGAAAGTAGATTGATTAATTTAATTGGAGAACgatatattaaagaaaaaacaagttGAACCAGGTTAGTTAAGGGAATCAATAATACTCCAGAAATTATGGCCAGTTTGGTGGAAACTTGAAGACAGATGTGCCATCAATGTCAAATCCTCTCTAAAATCATGGGCATTAGGAGGAGAAAGAAATGAGTAACAAATTTTGCCCAAGTTGTCTGCAGGCTGTTCTCACGTTGTTATGTCCTCTGCCAACACCCTTTTTCTATTTGGTAATTAATATTTCCTGATCtaattttcaaatttatgaaCTCTCTTATCATTTGACTAATTAAAGCACTGTCTGAACTAGATCACTAAATCGTGACATTATAAGAAATGTGAGGCATGGACAAAGTTAATTCCAGATATTCCTTTCACTGGACTCGAATTAAGTTACACACACCTTCAAtgtaaacaaaaaatatattcttactAGCAGGTCACTTAAATTAAAAGGATACACACATGTTAGCCCTCCTTAAATTGTGGGATTTGTAATGGTGAAAATAACATAGGTTATCTTCTAGACTGCtggtataaaaaaaattacactagtGTAATTATATAACTTAAAACTCAAACTAAATTACCTaattgtcattttaaaattgtgtgttattttttaatctttagtTCTAGACCTACAAATAATGcgtccaaaaagatatataaaattgATATCCACAAATTAATGGAGGTAAGATGTATCCATATATTCGAGTAGAATATTAATAGATAATGGAAAGGACTACCAATTCAAAATCTCGAGAAAGACCAACAACCGAGTTATTgagtgatacaaataaaagcaGTTTTTTTCTTGTGATTCAGTTAAAGGTATCAAATGGACGGGTTGGATTGAATTAATAAAAATGCAGGTTATTGATTTGCCTAAAAGCTAATTGGGTTAAAATGATTTGGATTGAAATGAGCTAAAATGCGGATCATAACCTAATTCGTTCAATTCTTATTAAGCTTTAATTGTTTTATTCgttcttttataaatttttagtatcttataatttttttcctctttttggtTATGTATAACATAAGTTCTACTGAAATTGATTGAGCTAATAAATGATTAGGTCAATAATTTGTTCAAACTTGCACGGAGTAAACGGATTGGGTTTAATTTTGCCACCCCTATACTTTCAGCTATTGTCTTCGTTTTCCCCATTCAGTTGCTTTACtccaacaaataaattaaacctTATAAGTTCTGCAAGTTGAAATGTTGAAGGACTCACTTGTTCTGAAAATTGGAGTTTTACTTAATTCTCTAGCTGTATGTGAGAGAGAATACGTCAAATATGTAGgatcatatataattaatttggtCATAGTATATACTGTATTAGACAAATATGACGACAGACCGATGTCATGAATATATAGTTGTGTCCTTGCAAGAGATTATATCTTAATGAATGGATATTTTTCAAGGAAAGCCATGTAATTGAGATCgatgaaatttattttaaaagaattatcACGAGACACAAAACATTGTTATGCACGGtagtaatttataaatatataaggTAATCATGAACAATACAACTTATAGATTGCCCTATACgtaaataaattttcattttttatgaatttgatcaCGTTTGGCTCTATGGAATTTAATAAAACTATTTTCCATTTGAACATATCGATGATGTTAAACAAAAAAGGATAATTCACGTGGTTGCAAGTCCACTCACCCATGCGTTCTAGTGTCATTTTCCTTCCTTCACTATAGTttaattttctttccttttcatATCATCACGTGTCCTTCAATAAGTGGTTTTGTCAACACAACCTAATGTATCTAgagtataaaatatagaaaaggaAATTAATTTGCTAATTAAGTAAATTGCACATAATTAGTATATATGCTAGATGATgaaatgttaaaaaaaaatagagggaAAAAAAGATGGGACTTATGGTCATGTCGTCATCTCATGTGGAAAGCTTCAAGAATTATAGGTGACTTCATGTAGAGTAATAGTAAGTGTTGTCTTCGGTCATGAAATGTATGtctaaataagaaaaataaatggaCATTGTAATAACTTGAATTTATCAAAACATAAATTATACTTACTGAATCTGAATTACAACTGAGAATTAAAATGACAAGATAATAGTGAAATACTAATGGGAAAATCTTAAATCAAAATTACAGAGAAAATAATGTCTAGAAGAAGATGAGAATGATAGTAACAAACTAAGCCAAAGCTTCAatataattcatgttcatatcaAACAGAAATCAATTATTATTACGGAAacacatttatttattaaacatTCTATGGTACAACTTTAACATGATTGGACACTATTTTAGAGTCATCAATTAATAAAAAAGGTAGTTGTACTCGGTTGATATCTagagaaatctgaaaatgaTTACTAGATATCAAGTATCTACCTGGTAGATATTGATAGATACGTTTCACCTAGTGACCCATTGAACTTTTGGAATTAGGATGAGATCACCATATTGTTTTTTGGTAAATAAGCTAAGGGTCAACGAAATTATTGTTGGGTGTCTGTCCTAATTTTCCCAGTATAATTGAGTTTTTCTTTTcccaaaagaaaaattttaagtctccatatttggctagtccttttttTTTATAGGAAAAGTTTATGGTTCTTTAAATAGAGATTCattccttctaacttggtaGCATTCACAATATAGTCCTACCacctttgagagttttgtgtaggggGAGAAACGATGAGACACAAGTGTTAATGTAACACTTGTGTGAACTTCTTTTTATtccgagtgaattgtgtgaggttatttctctcgatattttgtactctcatatttatatagTGAGTTGCAcatctcctcttgtggatgtaggtcGATTGGCCGAACCACATTAAATGTTTGtctcttttggtatatttctcttttgtcttcttactcatgatTTTTAGAGGTTTGTTTTGCTAGTTTTcgcatgacacctaattatttcGATCCTAACACTTATGATTTAGACCCAAGTTGGtgtaagaaaattataaaatagcCATTAATTATTACGAATAGAGTttcattttagaaaaataatgaaaattaatAGTCAGTTTCAGAATAAAGAATTTGATTTATCAACCAACAGCAGTTGTGATTACTTAAAAGAAAGTCATTATGGAAGGGAAATAAAACCACatgttaaataaataaaaccaaCATAACGGAGACAATCACAGTAACGATACCCCAACGTCAACAAAAATAAACCTAATGTTAATTGGTTGGTTGgaattattaattatgtattataaaataaattaatttaacaaattaataGGAAGGAGAGAtggtaagagaaagagagagagttgagacaATTGAGTGTGTATCTTTTATTGCAGAAAATGAGTGTCTTTTATAGGCAAAGCGTAAGAGAAAAACGTGTGCTACAATGCAAAACGCGTGATTCTACAGTAAAAATAGGTTTCATAAACATCCACTTTATCTATTTGTTCAACATTATGATATTAATTACaattaataatactaataaactTTATGTTGCGGCGTCAATATTTTAAATAAGAACTTGCCCCAGTTCTAGAAATACACTACAGAAAACAGCTCTTTTCTTGTTCAAAGCAAGTTGGTGAACacaaagataaataaattagagtgaaaaaaaaatacattacaTCTGCCGGCCATCTGTTAtgcaaattttaattttagtccTTATTGTTTCTAATTAAGTACATGtaactttaattttttgaaatttgcaCTTTCAATTCCCTTGCTTGAATTTCTCGaatttttaagattttaaatGTTTCATCATTTAATTACTCATGTGTTATGCTAAATTcgtattaatacttcatatttAAGGGTAAAATACTTataaaaatagttcaaaagGGATCAAAGATACATATTTTAATCAATTAAAGACTAAATGCATTgattcataatatatataggATCAAAACTAAAATTTACTAATAACTAAAGGATATAAGTGTTATTATCCCTTTCTAATAATAGCTATGGATTTGGAAAATCTTCATGAAGTTGCACCATGGATTTGGAAAACTTGTTAAATTCATTCAAAGATACGtaatcataaatattcattaattAGGAAATCCGGAAACTTACAAGTCATAAATAATGTATGGATATCCACAAATTAGATTCATATCTTTGCTTACAATCAATACAAAGAAGTTCATGAAGATATGTTAGAATGGATAAATGGATGGTGCCATTTCTAGTTTAATTTAACTTATAAGCTTTAATTAAAACATGGGACGACGAAATAAGGTGATTATATGACGTGATAAATATTCCATATCTTACTATAATATGAAGCAGCACGTATGGGCCTATggggtcaaagtttcttttgAGGAAAAGAATTTACCCAAGTAATCATTTTAATACtactatctttttctttttttttttagcgAACAAGCACTCCTTTATTCTATTATATGTGATACATTTTGATCAACATAaggtttaaaaagaaaagaaaaacttttAAGAACTGACGAAGTTAGAAAGATGTTAGCCCTTTGTGCTCTGCATAGTTCCACTAAGTGTGCGATCTAGTAATCAATAATTGGCTCACGAGGAATGGAAAGGAACATATTATATTTGATCTCTAAGTCCGTATGAAAAATTGAGTTGTGAATCATCATAtcctaatttataaaaatatatactagCTAGAGATGATTTATTTTCATCTATCATGAACGGAGAATTTGATCTCTTATGTTGATAAAAGATAGCAAGAATCTTATAAAATCAATCGAGGTGGGTATAGGTTGACCCAGAATACTACAAttaaccaaaaagaaaaaagaaaaaaataaaaaatacgtAATCTAAAACAAACTATAAATAATTCTATAGATATAGTTGGTGAATGTTAAatgaaactaaatatatatataaagattatttttcagaatttataGACTAAaactaaaaatgtattataaaaatTGTGTCCATTTTTACTTATttctttacaaaaaataaatattgatatttATCTGTCTAATTTGAAAAATCAAGAGATAAATTATTATCTTATAACTATTTTACCTTTACTATTAAGTAACCTTTCATTTcccaatatttaattaatttatactaataattagaataatataataaataattattttatttattaatttaaggaatatgaacaagtaaacaTTAACCTGACGGCGAATGAGGGTAGTATTAGGAGTGGATTGTTTAGAGAATAGGGAAGTCGCTACGCGCAACATCCTGGGGTTCAAAATTGAACCGCTACTGCCAACAAAAGACGATTCCTCTATAGCCGGAGCCGGTTTGGCCGAGGTACGAGGGATGGTCAAAAAGTTAATATGAATGAACAGTTGCAAGTTCAATTTCTTTTGACTCTCCAATTAtacatcaaaaatatattttatgtccATTGAAATTGAATTAAGAGAGAGAAAATTGAAGTTTCTAAGCATCCTCGAAACTTTTCACACGTGCTTATTACTTGTAATATTTTATCTAGTATTTCCAAGAGCAATAATCATAGATAGTGAGAACACAATATTTAATTGATTTTCAATCTATTTCctcttttcttttactttctttCCGGTCAACACAATAACACAATAATTCAAGTATAAAAACACAAGAATTCTTGACAGACAGACAGACAACATCTGAAACCAAACGCCttaatcccccccccccccctcccatCCCCTCAAAGTCTAAGGTAATTAGCTTTAATTTCCACCGCTTAATCAGTGTtcctcaaatatatatatgcaagATACTCATTGTGATTTATACATCTCCTCAAGAATGGATATTTCATCAGCTACATGGTGGTCTGAAATGGTaagacaaaaaataatatatatatatatatatatatatatatatatatatatatatatgagcatgTATTAATGAATGGCTagttttttgattttatatagATACTGAGTAGTAATTAACATTTTATTTGACAAATACAGGATGTTATGAATTTCAATGATCTTCAATATATTGATCACGGCGAGACCACATTTGACGATTTTCCTTTCCATAATGACCCCTTTACCTCTTGCACCTTCGATAATATTCAAGCTTCTCACGCTACTGCTGGAATATTTGAGGAGAAGCAAACATTTTGCAGTTCAACAAAAGCAATTTACCAAAATACtacctttttttcttctccttctccttctcctcctcctccgcCTTCTTCGTCCCCCAGTATCATTTCTTTCTCCAACTCTAATTCACCATCAGCCACACCTGTCAAGACTGAGGTTCCATCAGGAATTACTATAAACTTCTCCTCATCAAATATTTCTCCTGATTCTGATTACAACGATAGTAAGCAACTATTCCAAGCCATAAGATTTGGCGCTGCTGGTGATATTATTACTCAGACGAAGAAGATAAATTATAGTAGAGCGCCTTTGCAGGCCCAAGATCACGTTCTGGCTGAAAGAAAGCGAAGAGAACGACTCACACAGTACTTCGTAACTTTGTCTACCCTCATCCCTAACCTAAAAAAGGTAATActcttaaattattatttttctctcttcagTCATTTTTATGTTACTATTAGCTAGCTGGGGAAAATCTTTCTTGCAAAATTAGTCGTGCTTGTCCTTTCACGAAAGTATCTTTTTTTTAGGAATATGGTCGATCAGAAattattactccctccatttcaaaaagaatgacctagtttgacttgacacggagtttaaaaa
The sequence above is a segment of the Solanum dulcamara chromosome 11, daSolDulc1.2, whole genome shotgun sequence genome. Coding sequences within it:
- the LOC129873597 gene encoding transcription factor bHLH18-like isoform X1 codes for the protein MDTWWSEMMIKREVPSGTTINFSASSVNSMDDSDFGYSQNLIEAMGFGAADTTTTDQKKSYNRTSVQAQDHVLAERKRRERLTQRFIALSTLIPNLKKLDKATVLGDAIEYIKQLEKQVKSLEEKTKKCREEPAVKRPRLVSSYDHSSSSDEISSVSTDRSLPDIEVRASDGNILMRIYCKKQNGIMKEIFNQVDKLNLSIISCSVMPFGHSTSHMAIIANQMDYKLTSVTPNHIANRIRAAIMKEEASSFTA
- the LOC129873597 gene encoding transcription factor bHLH18-like isoform X2 yields the protein MIKREVPSGTTINFSASSVNSMDDSDFGYSQNLIEAMGFGAADTTTTDQKKSYNRTSVQAQDHVLAERKRRERLTQRFIALSTLIPNLKKLDKATVLGDAIEYIKQLEKQVKSLEEKTKKCREEPAVKRPRLVSSYDHSSSSDEISSVSTDRSLPDIEVRASDGNILMRIYCKKQNGIMKEIFNQVDKLNLSIISCSVMPFGHSTSHMAIIANQMDYKLTSVTPNHIANRIRAAIMKEEASSFTA
- the LOC129874151 gene encoding transcription factor bHLH18-like; amino-acid sequence: MQDTHCDLYISSRMDISSATWWSEMDVMNFNDLQYIDHGETTFDDFPFHNDPFTSCTFDNIQASHATAGIFEEKQTFCSSTKAIYQNTTFFSSPSPSPPPPPSSSPSIISFSNSNSPSATPVKTEVPSGITINFSSSNISPDSDYNDSKQLFQAIRFGAAGDIITQTKKINYSRAPLQAQDHVLAERKRRERLTQYFVTLSTLIPNLKKLDKTSILGNAIKYIKQLEEQVKCLEEEANKEPVVPVKRSRLLSNYDNFSTCNENYNKPVPDIEVRVSDGNVLIRVCCKKQSRIIKEIFSQVEMFHLNIISISVIPFGYNTTNITIVAQMDHQLNMTTEYVANKIRLSIMKLINSHEEANSLVA